In Candidatus Defluviilinea proxima, a single genomic region encodes these proteins:
- a CDS encoding GAF domain-containing protein: MKILYVEDEVPHVELAQRTLENNLKESFVLLNCESCKSALELLKTETNIDIVLTDLRLPDGSGLDLLKSIRELPYPPAVVLVTGQGDEQVAVAALKAGAADYLVKQSDYLHRLPVVIKNAVAQNNLAREQAAKLEAEVKYQALVEQIPAVVFLDNIDDEESTIYISPRVEELTGYTPEQWHADPQIWEKNIHPDDKDRVLSHDKRTHVHGDRFQEEYRFIRRDGRVIWIKEDTNLIRDKSGNPLYWQGILIDITKDKDNEAALQRQLEELTILNAVTLAGTEETTEDRVIERFVQIVTLIYSEVCGVLLLNNERDVLIPHPSYYGADVSSWEKGTPLNQGVTGKSVLTGKAIRLDNTANEPAFIEIAPGVRSELCIPIRVDQRIIGVLNVESRKLNAFDDDDEQFLTTVAGTLGTALERLRLFNAEQQRNKELSMLYLATRSLTYSLKPEIIAQNLLETMADLIGYEVSTITLIDDETQNLIPLAVNYKGYTEEAHQAELKRLRNLNIKPDQGLVGWVIQNNLPVCEGDVLTNPLYLSLHEGMRSLLCAPLAIRGGVIGALTLESREINAYNKHDESLLTTLASSAAIALENAHLYETERVRRQDAELLREATASLSIHIEIKSCLEQILNSLMRIVSYDSASIFLEDEYGDMEIVAIRGFPEESNLIGKKLGKTEKWRELTTARKTLIMPDAQQDPRFEKWEGTEQIRGWMGIPMISQDKIVGFINLDSHRINAFTERDATIARTFANSAAVAIKNAQLFASQREQFIREAAILTLMRSAVSSLDLDKVLHIILDQLIKLLGADAGSIQLLQGDQLQIATAVGFDSRLFAVDGFVSLHDYPLNQFAIETQKAVRLDDVKQDDRYIQVRNLSETISFILIPLISKGVSIGLITLDSRKPAYFTERDVEIGVAIANHASIAIENARLYDETQRRLKEMVSINRISLAMRGTQSQSEMCNILLNEALDLLNAEHGSVWTYDASTNMLVQRSARGVAAKVKYPRIKPNEGITGHVISTGNVYITADLKNDPLFFDGNRDAILEGFAGAGIPIYSTDGILGVLMVQIESSRHVEDHVGLLTTLAEIAGNAIHRADLFEQSQDQIRKLTTLRDIDSAIASSTDLRVTLNILMDHTLRHLKVDAVDILLYHPELQSLTYMSSAGFRASSPTRPLMRIGDGLAGQVVMKGRIEQVPDLQALNEAKRDPLLMREGFTSYIGVPLIVKGQIKGVFEIFHRSPLSVNNEWMQFMQTLTGQAAIAIDNSQLFDNLQRSNQEIRQAYDTTLEGWARALELRDRETEGHTRRVTDLTMRLARHMRTSEDELVNIYRGVLLHDIGKMGVPDQILRKTGPLNDGEWVEMRRHPQYAFDLLAPIPYLRPALDIPYCHHEHWDGSGYPRGLKGEQIPLSARIFSVVDIWDALLSDRPYRNAWSREKVKKYLKNISGTVLDPRIVETFLTMIEQEENQNGMA; the protein is encoded by the coding sequence ATGAAAATCTTGTACGTTGAAGATGAAGTACCCCATGTAGAGCTGGCACAACGGACCCTTGAGAACAATCTCAAGGAAAGTTTTGTCCTGCTTAACTGCGAATCGTGCAAAAGCGCACTCGAACTCCTCAAGACTGAAACTAATATAGATATTGTTCTGACAGACCTACGCCTACCAGATGGTTCCGGCTTGGATCTTTTAAAAAGTATCCGTGAACTGCCGTACCCACCGGCGGTCGTATTGGTCACCGGACAGGGCGATGAACAAGTGGCTGTTGCGGCGCTGAAAGCCGGTGCGGCAGATTACCTCGTTAAACAAAGTGATTATCTGCATCGCCTGCCCGTGGTCATCAAAAACGCAGTTGCGCAAAACAATCTAGCCCGTGAGCAAGCCGCAAAACTTGAAGCGGAAGTCAAATATCAGGCGCTTGTTGAGCAAATTCCTGCGGTCGTTTTCCTGGATAACATAGATGACGAGGAATCGACCATTTATATCAGCCCACGTGTTGAGGAGCTAACTGGCTATACCCCAGAACAATGGCACGCAGATCCGCAAATTTGGGAAAAGAATATCCATCCTGATGATAAAGATCGGGTTCTTAGTCATGACAAAAGAACCCATGTACATGGCGACCGCTTTCAAGAGGAATATCGATTTATTCGCCGCGATGGACGTGTAATCTGGATCAAGGAAGACACGAATCTTATCCGCGACAAGAGTGGAAATCCGCTTTACTGGCAGGGTATCCTAATTGACATCACAAAGGATAAGGATAACGAAGCCGCCCTACAAAGACAACTCGAGGAGTTGACCATTTTGAACGCGGTCACTCTGGCCGGCACTGAAGAAACCACAGAAGACAGAGTCATTGAAAGATTTGTGCAGATCGTCACGCTGATCTACAGCGAGGTGTGTGGTGTGCTTCTACTCAATAATGAACGGGATGTATTAATACCTCACCCATCGTATTATGGAGCCGATGTTTCAAGCTGGGAAAAAGGCACCCCGCTCAACCAAGGCGTGACAGGAAAATCTGTACTTACTGGAAAAGCAATACGGCTTGACAATACAGCGAACGAACCGGCCTTCATTGAAATTGCTCCAGGTGTCCGTTCAGAGTTGTGTATCCCCATCCGCGTGGATCAACGTATTATTGGAGTGCTTAATGTTGAGAGCCGAAAGCTCAACGCCTTCGATGACGACGATGAACAATTCTTGACGACCGTCGCAGGCACCTTGGGGACTGCCCTTGAGAGACTCCGTTTGTTCAATGCAGAGCAACAACGTAACAAGGAATTGTCCATGCTGTATCTGGCTACAAGGTCACTGACCTATAGCTTGAAACCAGAAATCATTGCACAGAATTTACTCGAAACCATGGCCGATCTAATTGGTTATGAGGTCAGCACCATCACCTTGATAGATGATGAAACGCAGAATCTGATTCCATTGGCGGTCAACTACAAGGGATATACAGAAGAAGCTCATCAAGCCGAACTAAAACGACTTCGAAATCTAAATATCAAGCCAGATCAAGGGTTGGTCGGATGGGTTATTCAAAACAACTTACCCGTGTGTGAAGGGGATGTTCTCACCAATCCGCTATATTTGTCCCTACATGAAGGGATGCGATCTCTTCTGTGTGCGCCTCTGGCTATTCGAGGAGGCGTGATCGGTGCACTCACCCTTGAATCGCGGGAAATAAATGCCTACAACAAGCACGATGAAAGCTTATTAACTACATTAGCAAGCTCCGCCGCCATCGCCCTGGAAAATGCTCATCTTTACGAGACAGAACGCGTTCGCCGTCAGGATGCTGAATTATTGAGAGAAGCGACAGCATCTCTCAGTATCCATATCGAGATCAAATCCTGTCTGGAACAAATACTCAATTCACTCATGAGGATCGTCTCCTACGATAGCGCATCCATCTTCCTTGAAGATGAGTATGGCGATATGGAAATCGTCGCAATAAGAGGTTTTCCTGAAGAAAGCAATTTAATTGGAAAGAAACTTGGGAAAACAGAGAAGTGGCGCGAACTTACAACAGCCCGAAAAACACTTATAATGCCGGACGCCCAACAAGATCCACGTTTTGAAAAGTGGGAAGGTACAGAACAAATCCGTGGCTGGATGGGTATTCCCATGATCTCGCAAGACAAAATCGTTGGTTTTATCAACCTCGATAGCCATCGCATCAACGCGTTTACAGAGCGTGATGCCACCATTGCCCGGACCTTTGCCAACTCTGCAGCCGTGGCAATAAAAAATGCACAACTATTCGCATCCCAACGTGAACAGTTCATACGTGAAGCGGCAATCCTAACCCTCATGCGGTCAGCAGTATCTTCACTGGATCTGGACAAAGTACTACACATAATCCTAGATCAACTTATCAAGCTTCTTGGTGCAGATGCGGGAAGTATTCAACTTCTTCAAGGGGATCAATTACAGATCGCAACAGCGGTCGGCTTTGACAGCAGACTATTTGCAGTGGACGGATTTGTTTCATTGCACGATTATCCATTAAACCAATTTGCGATTGAGACACAAAAGGCAGTTCGCCTGGATGATGTCAAACAAGACGACAGATACATACAAGTTCGTAATTTAAGTGAAACAATATCTTTCATCCTGATCCCATTAATTTCCAAAGGGGTGTCGATCGGGCTGATTACGCTTGACAGTAGGAAGCCCGCCTACTTTACCGAGCGCGATGTGGAAATAGGCGTAGCAATTGCCAATCATGCTTCCATCGCCATAGAAAACGCAAGGCTCTATGATGAGACACAACGCCGTTTGAAGGAAATGGTGTCGATCAATCGCATCTCACTCGCCATGCGAGGGACCCAATCGCAATCAGAGATGTGCAATATTCTTTTGAACGAAGCACTTGATCTGTTGAACGCAGAGCATGGATCGGTCTGGACGTATGACGCATCTACGAATATGTTGGTGCAACGCTCCGCTCGCGGGGTCGCGGCCAAGGTTAAATATCCCCGTATCAAGCCCAACGAAGGCATTACAGGGCATGTCATCTCCACGGGCAATGTCTACATTACGGCCGATCTGAAAAACGACCCGCTATTCTTTGACGGCAATCGCGATGCCATTCTCGAGGGATTCGCAGGCGCTGGCATTCCCATTTATTCAACAGATGGGATACTGGGCGTGCTCATGGTACAGATCGAATCAAGCAGGCACGTGGAAGACCACGTCGGTCTCTTGACAACTCTCGCAGAGATCGCAGGTAATGCAATCCATCGTGCGGATTTATTCGAACAAAGCCAGGATCAGATCCGCAAGCTGACCACCCTGCGTGACATCGACTCTGCCATCGCTTCATCCACGGACCTGCGGGTGACACTCAACATTTTGATGGATCATACGCTGAGACATCTCAAAGTCGATGCCGTGGATATTCTTCTCTATCACCCCGAACTTCAAAGCCTGACGTACATGAGTAGTGCAGGGTTCCGCGCATCTTCTCCCACCCGCCCATTGATGAGAATCGGTGATGGGTTGGCTGGGCAGGTCGTTATGAAAGGAAGAATCGAACAGGTCCCCGATCTGCAAGCTTTGAACGAAGCAAAACGCGACCCCTTATTGATGCGCGAGGGATTTACATCCTATATTGGCGTGCCACTTATCGTGAAGGGACAGATCAAAGGCGTGTTTGAGATCTTCCATCGTTCTCCGCTTTCCGTCAACAACGAATGGATGCAGTTCATGCAAACACTGACCGGACAAGCCGCGATCGCCATCGATAACTCTCAATTATTTGACAATCTACAACGTTCAAACCAGGAGATCAGGCAGGCATACGATACAACCCTTGAGGGATGGGCGCGCGCACTTGAGCTACGAGACCGTGAGACAGAAGGCCATACTCGCCGCGTGACCGACCTGACCATGCGCCTTGCTCGTCACATGAGGACGAGCGAGGATGAATTGGTCAATATTTATCGTGGCGTGCTATTGCACGACATTGGCAAAATGGGTGTACCCGATCAAATTTTGAGGAAGACCGGCCCGCTCAACGATGGTGAATGGGTTGAGATGCGCAGGCACCCGCAATATGCATTTGACCTGTTGGCCCCCATCCCCTATCTGCGGCCTGCTCTTGATATTCCGTACTGTCATCATGAACATTGGGATGGAAGCGGATACCCACGCGGATTAAAGGGTGAACAGATCCCACTTTCTGCGCGCATCTTTTCCGTTGTGGATATTTGGGACGCCCTGTTATCAGACCGCCCGTATCGAAATGCATGGTCCCGTGAGAAAGTGAAAAAGTATCTAAAAAACATCTCTGGGACAGTTCTTGATCCCAGGATCGTCGAAACCTTCCTGACAATGATCGAGCAGGAGGAAAATCAAAACGGGATGGCTTGA
- the ffh gene encoding signal recognition particle protein, translating to MFENLTNRLNQVFDGLRKRGKLSEADVDVAMREVRLALLEADVHFSVVKTFIARVRERAIGAEVSKALNPGQQVIKIVNEELIATLGEPAPLNLRGPKPHVVMMVGLQGSGKTTGAGKLAKMLRSKGERVMLVAGDPYRPAAVTQLQQLGERIDVPVEADLSIKPPELVKRSFEKAEKGGYSIMIVDTAGRSQLDAQLMDELKAIVAKVPPVEILLVVDSMIGQEALNIAQGFRDNVSITGLMMTKMDGDSRGGAAISIRSVTGVPIKFIGTGEKLDALETYDPSRLSSRILGMGDMIGLIEKAEAAFDQEVSQKSAERMMKGQFTLEDWLEQMKQMKKMGPLAQIMDMLPGQLGQAARQVDPKQMEDSFKQSEAIIYSMTLKERRDPDILNASRRRRIAAGCGMEVQDVNRLIKQFREAQKMMKMLQKTGGKGLGNLFGR from the coding sequence ATGTTTGAAAATTTAACTAACAGACTCAATCAAGTATTTGACGGACTCCGCAAGCGCGGCAAACTCTCCGAAGCGGATGTGGATGTAGCGATGCGCGAAGTGCGCCTTGCCCTCCTCGAAGCGGATGTGCACTTCAGCGTTGTAAAAACATTTATCGCGCGTGTACGTGAACGAGCCATCGGGGCCGAAGTCTCAAAAGCGTTGAACCCGGGTCAGCAAGTCATCAAGATCGTCAATGAAGAATTGATCGCCACACTTGGTGAACCTGCGCCATTAAACCTTCGTGGACCGAAACCGCATGTCGTTATGATGGTCGGTTTGCAAGGCTCGGGTAAAACGACTGGCGCAGGCAAACTGGCGAAGATGCTCCGCTCGAAAGGGGAGCGCGTGATGCTCGTCGCTGGTGACCCATATCGCCCCGCGGCTGTGACTCAGCTCCAACAACTCGGCGAGCGGATCGATGTCCCTGTGGAAGCAGATTTGAGCATCAAGCCACCTGAACTCGTGAAGCGCTCTTTTGAGAAAGCTGAAAAGGGTGGATACAGCATCATGATCGTGGATACAGCCGGTCGGTCGCAGTTGGACGCGCAGTTGATGGACGAGTTAAAGGCCATCGTGGCGAAAGTCCCGCCTGTGGAAATTTTGCTCGTAGTCGATTCCATGATCGGTCAGGAAGCGTTGAACATCGCGCAGGGGTTCCGTGATAATGTGTCGATCACGGGTTTGATGATGACGAAAATGGATGGTGATTCGCGCGGCGGTGCGGCGATCTCGATCCGCTCGGTGACGGGTGTGCCGATCAAGTTTATCGGTACGGGTGAGAAGCTTGACGCGCTCGAAACGTATGACCCCTCACGCTTGTCATCACGTATTTTGGGCATGGGCGATATGATCGGCTTGATCGAAAAGGCCGAAGCGGCGTTCGATCAGGAAGTTTCGCAGAAATCTGCTGAACGCATGATGAAGGGACAGTTCACGCTCGAGGACTGGCTCGAGCAAATGAAGCAGATGAAAAAAATGGGACCGCTTGCGCAGATCATGGACATGTTGCCCGGTCAGTTGGGGCAGGCGGCTCGCCAGGTGGATCCAAAACAAATGGAAGATAGCTTCAAACAATCGGAAGCGATCATCTATTCGATGACTTTGAAAGAACGCCGTGATCCCGATATTCTGAATGCCTCACGACGACGACGCATTGCCGCTGGCTGTGGCATGGAAGTACAAGACGTGAACCGCTTGATCAAGCAGTTTCGTGAAGCACAGAAAATGATGAAGATGTTGCAGAAGACAGGTGGTAAAGGCTTGGGGAATTTGTTTGGGCGGTAA
- a CDS encoding response regulator transcription factor: protein MKTILVVDDEPKITQLVQDYLERAGFSVLVAHDGKKALSIAKTEKPDAVILDLGLPQLDGLDFTREFRKTSNAPIIMLTARSEESDKLIGLELGADDYMTKPFSPKELVARVRVVFRRIENATSAGSEMIRIADLTLDVPRMRVTAEDREIEELTPTEFELLATLARQPGRVFTRAQLLDAIHGVAFESYERAIDAHIKNIRRKIEAKASDPQYILTVYGVGYKFVDK from the coding sequence ATGAAAACCATCCTTGTTGTAGACGACGAACCTAAGATCACCCAACTCGTGCAGGATTATCTGGAACGCGCGGGATTTTCCGTTTTGGTAGCACATGATGGGAAGAAAGCCTTGTCCATCGCTAAGACGGAGAAACCAGATGCGGTCATTCTGGACCTCGGCCTGCCTCAGCTCGATGGGCTGGATTTTACCCGTGAGTTTCGCAAAACCTCCAACGCCCCGATCATTATGCTGACAGCCCGCTCCGAAGAATCGGATAAGCTCATCGGCCTTGAACTCGGCGCTGACGATTACATGACCAAGCCGTTCAGCCCCAAGGAATTGGTGGCGCGAGTCCGTGTGGTGTTTCGGCGTATCGAAAACGCAACGAGCGCTGGCTCCGAGATGATCCGCATTGCGGATCTGACTCTCGATGTACCGCGTATGCGTGTCACAGCCGAAGACCGTGAGATCGAAGAACTGACTCCCACCGAGTTTGAATTGCTCGCAACGCTGGCCCGTCAACCTGGCCGTGTTTTCACTCGTGCACAATTGCTTGATGCTATTCATGGCGTGGCGTTCGAATCCTATGAACGTGCAATCGATGCACATATCAAGAACATCCGCCGCAAGATTGAAGCTAAGGCGAGCGACCCGCAATATATTCTGACTGTCTATGGTGTAGGGTACAAATTTGTGGATAAATAA
- a CDS encoding HAMP domain-containing histidine kinase: MRQPPVFSSNRTREHMQHHRPPWWPENEEWPPREPHRWRRMGRHNPFFRRLGCLFVVFNFFGFVLFATILGLVLNALGVIQISVPQLQWVLPIGVLFIIFVVAVGAFATRNLRRVSKPLDELVEASNKVAEGDFSVRVDERGPTEVRSLLRGFNSMAERLQENDKQRRNMLADVSHELRTPLTVIQGNVEGILDGMYPADEARLRSVLEETQVLSRLVEDLRTLALAESGGLQLKREPTNLDELVRDTVAGFEAQAKEKEITLELSLTQVAEANIDPQRIREVLSNLIGNALRYTPSQGVVKVGLVESGSGVERGALLFVEDNGPGIESADLPHVFERFYKSSDSGGMGLGLSIAKYIVEAHGGKIWAESVVGQGTRISFIIPQTSEVL; encoded by the coding sequence ATGAGACAACCTCCTGTTTTTTCCAGTAATCGCACACGCGAACACATGCAACATCATCGCCCGCCTTGGTGGCCTGAGAACGAAGAGTGGCCTCCGCGCGAGCCGCATCGATGGCGCCGTATGGGCAGGCATAATCCATTCTTTCGCAGGTTGGGTTGTCTCTTTGTCGTCTTTAACTTTTTTGGTTTTGTATTATTTGCTACGATCCTTGGCTTGGTTTTGAATGCGTTAGGTGTCATTCAAATTTCTGTGCCGCAACTGCAGTGGGTTTTACCAATTGGAGTTTTGTTCATAATTTTTGTTGTGGCTGTTGGAGCATTCGCCACACGGAACTTACGCAGAGTCTCCAAACCGTTGGATGAATTAGTGGAAGCTTCGAATAAAGTCGCTGAGGGTGATTTCTCTGTCCGTGTGGATGAACGAGGGCCGACTGAGGTCCGTTCGTTGTTGCGTGGATTCAATTCGATGGCGGAACGCTTACAGGAGAATGACAAGCAACGCCGTAACATGCTTGCAGATGTGTCTCACGAACTGCGCACACCATTGACTGTTATTCAGGGCAACGTGGAAGGTATCTTGGATGGGATGTATCCCGCCGACGAAGCTCGCTTACGTTCTGTCCTTGAAGAGACCCAAGTCCTTTCGCGACTGGTCGAAGATTTGCGGACGCTGGCATTGGCAGAAAGCGGCGGCTTGCAGTTGAAGCGAGAACCCACAAACCTGGATGAGTTGGTCCGCGATACGGTTGCAGGTTTTGAAGCGCAGGCGAAAGAGAAAGAGATAACTCTTGAATTATCTTTGACACAAGTTGCAGAAGCGAATATCGATCCACAGCGAATCCGCGAGGTGTTATCAAACTTGATCGGGAATGCGTTGCGCTATACACCAAGTCAGGGCGTGGTAAAGGTTGGTTTGGTTGAATCAGGCTCGGGCGTGGAAAGAGGCGCGCTACTTTTTGTCGAGGATAACGGTCCGGGGATTGAATCCGCTGATCTGCCGCATGTCTTTGAGCGTTTTTATAAATCTAGTGATTCTGGTGGAATGGGTTTGGGGCTTTCGATCGCAAAGTATATAGTTGAGGCGCATGGCGGGAAAATCTGGGCGGAGAGTGTCGTGGGGCAAGGTACGAGGATTTCATTCATCATTCCGCAGACTTCCGAAGTCCTATAG
- the rpsP gene encoding 30S ribosomal protein S16 — protein sequence MVRLRLRRIGLKGQPTYRVVAADSESPRDGRFLEILGFYNPRTQPATIHLNEDRVFHWMKNGALPTESVAQVFKSSGTTARWERFKKGESIETLVKEAAEAESVRGATTRTGK from the coding sequence ATGGTTCGTTTACGTTTACGTCGTATTGGTTTGAAGGGTCAGCCCACCTATCGTGTCGTTGCCGCGGACAGTGAGTCCCCTCGCGATGGCCGCTTTTTGGAGATCTTGGGCTTCTACAACCCCCGTACCCAACCTGCAACAATTCATTTGAATGAAGATCGCGTGTTCCACTGGATGAAGAACGGTGCATTGCCGACCGAATCAGTGGCACAGGTTTTCAAGAGCTCCGGCACCACAGCCCGCTGGGAACGCTTCAAGAAGGGCGAGTCGATTGAAACTCTCGTCAAAGAAGCGGCTGAAGCTGAATCTGTGCGCGGTGCAACCACCCGCACTGGCAAGTAA
- a CDS encoding KH domain-containing protein, whose amino-acid sequence MKELIEYIAKSLVDHPEDVQVREMGGGSKVRIELSVAKDDMGRVIGKGGKVANSIRTLLRVAAEKKGKQATLDVVEPE is encoded by the coding sequence ATGAAAGAACTTATTGAATACATCGCCAAATCGTTAGTGGATCATCCCGAAGACGTGCAAGTGCGCGAGATGGGGGGTGGTTCAAAGGTTCGCATTGAGTTGAGCGTGGCCAAAGACGATATGGGCCGCGTCATCGGCAAAGGCGGCAAGGTTGCCAACTCCATTCGCACATTGTTGCGGGTGGCCGCTGAGAAAAAAGGCAAGCAAGCCACACTCGACGTGGTAGAGCCAGAATAA
- the rimM gene encoding 16S rRNA processing protein RimM gives MADTKNTGSPTGEPLYLSVGFLRRPHGVQGEIIMDLHTDFPERMKKGRKLLVGEEHKPMTLTSVRPHQLGLLVKFNDVNTPEEAGLFRNQWVYVPTKDVPLPEGEHYKHELLGIKVVDENDSPLGVLAEILETGANDVYIVRDDSGKEILLPAIPSVILDLDIDRGLLKVHLLEGL, from the coding sequence ATGGCCGATACGAAAAACACAGGCTCGCCAACAGGCGAGCCTCTTTATTTGAGTGTTGGATTTTTGCGACGTCCGCATGGGGTACAGGGCGAGATCATTATGGATTTGCATACCGATTTCCCAGAACGCATGAAAAAGGGCAGAAAACTTTTGGTGGGCGAGGAACACAAGCCGATGACCCTGACCAGCGTACGCCCTCATCAATTGGGATTGCTTGTAAAATTCAACGATGTAAACACTCCGGAAGAAGCAGGGCTATTTCGTAATCAATGGGTGTACGTGCCAACGAAGGATGTCCCACTGCCTGAAGGTGAACATTACAAACATGAACTTTTAGGCATCAAAGTTGTTGACGAGAATGACAGTCCGCTTGGTGTATTGGCTGAGATTTTAGAGACAGGTGCCAACGATGTCTATATCGTGCGGGATGACTCTGGCAAGGAGATTCTTCTGCCCGCCATCCCCTCGGTCATTCTGGACCTGGATATTGATCGCGGTTTACTGAAAGTTCATCTGCTCGAAGGGCTGTAG
- the dprA gene encoding DNA-protecting protein DprA, which produces MDDKKYWIGFNLIKGIGSVRMQGLVSYFGDLESAWRASPVDLAGAGLGLKVIERVVSARDTVDLDKVWEKIEQQGIKILTWQDEAYPQRLKEIDQPPPVLYIRGDYLPDDLFAVAIVGTRRVTPYGRQITEELSSFLAANGITVISGLARGVDAVAHQATLKAGGRTIGILGSGVDKIYPPEHRGLAEQMMEHGAIISDYAPGTPPEASNFPPRNRIISGLSLAVVVIEAGETSGALITAEFAAEQGREIFAVPGSILAPQSKGTNKLIQKGALPLLSVNDLMQALDITRVGEQKAARKIMPSDPTEAKLLSVLGSEPLHVDEIRNQSELPIEKVSSALALMELKGMVRQVGGMNYVAVREVQSDYNT; this is translated from the coding sequence ATGGACGATAAAAAATACTGGATCGGCTTCAACCTCATCAAGGGTATTGGCTCAGTCCGTATGCAGGGACTGGTCTCATACTTTGGTGATTTGGAATCTGCCTGGCGGGCGTCCCCGGTCGATTTGGCTGGAGCAGGCCTTGGGTTGAAAGTGATCGAGCGAGTCGTTTCAGCACGCGATACTGTAGATTTAGATAAAGTCTGGGAAAAGATCGAGCAACAGGGGATCAAGATCCTGACATGGCAGGATGAAGCATATCCGCAACGATTGAAAGAAATTGACCAGCCTCCGCCCGTGTTATACATTCGCGGTGATTATTTACCTGATGACCTATTTGCCGTTGCGATTGTGGGTACGCGTCGTGTTACGCCATATGGAAGACAGATCACTGAGGAGTTATCGTCCTTTCTTGCCGCAAACGGCATTACTGTAATCAGCGGTCTTGCACGTGGTGTGGATGCGGTTGCGCATCAGGCAACATTGAAGGCAGGCGGGCGAACAATCGGCATCTTGGGTTCGGGTGTGGATAAGATCTATCCGCCTGAGCATCGTGGTCTTGCCGAACAAATGATGGAACACGGCGCGATCATCAGCGATTATGCTCCCGGTACACCACCTGAAGCGTCCAATTTCCCGCCGCGCAATCGAATCATCTCTGGTTTATCATTGGCCGTGGTTGTGATCGAAGCAGGTGAAACAAGTGGTGCATTGATCACTGCTGAATTCGCCGCCGAGCAGGGACGTGAAATCTTTGCAGTGCCTGGTAGTATACTTGCGCCTCAAAGCAAGGGTACGAACAAATTGATCCAAAAAGGCGCGTTGCCTTTGTTGAGCGTCAACGATCTGATGCAAGCTTTGGATATCACGCGTGTTGGTGAGCAAAAGGCCGCTCGTAAGATCATGCCGAGCGATCCAACCGAAGCAAAATTATTGAGCGTACTGGGAAGCGAACCTCTACATGTGGATGAAATACGCAATCAATCTGAATTGCCGATAGAGAAAGTATCTTCAGCACTGGCATTGATGGAATTGAAGGGCATGGTACGTCAGGTGGGTGGCATGAACTATGTTGCGGTGCGTGAGGTACAATCCGACTACAATACTTGA